In a genomic window of Physeter macrocephalus isolate SW-GA chromosome 14, ASM283717v5, whole genome shotgun sequence:
- the WNT3 gene encoding proto-oncogene Wnt-3 isoform X2, which produces MEPHLLGLLLGLLLCGTRVLAGYPIWWSLALGQQYTSLGSQPLLCGSIPGLVPKQLRFCRNYIEIMPSVAEGVKLGIQECQHQFRGRRWNCTTIDDSLAIFGPVLDKATRESAFVHAIASAGVAFAVTRSCAEGTSTICGCDSHHKGPPGEGWKWGGCSEDADFGVLVSREFADARENRPDARSAMNKHNNEAGRTTILDHMHLKCKCHGLSGSCEVKTCWWAQPDFRAIGDFLKDKYDSASEMVVEKHRESRGWVETLRAKYALFKPPTERDLVYYENSPNFCEPNPETGSFGTRDRTCNVTSHGIDGCDLLCCGRGHNTRTEKRKEKCHCIFHWCCYVSCQECIRIYDVHTCKALVTGEACGWADSPKSYGKQDPEPGSALSIRQQGIRTVARCTCGKLPGSNPPAAWEASLPFLSS; this is translated from the exons GTCCCTGGCCCTGGGCCAGCAGTACACGTCCCTGGGCTCACAGCCCCTACTCTGCGGCTCCATCCCGGGCCTGGTCCCCAAGCAACTGCGCTTCTGCCGCAATTACATCGAAATCATGCCCAGCGTGGCCGAGGGCGTGAAGCTGGGCATCCAGGAGTGCCAGCACCAGTTCCGGGGCCGCCGCTGGAACTGCACCACCATCGACGACAGCCTGGCCATCTTCGGGCCCGTCCTCGACAAAG CCACCCGCGAATCGGCCTTCGTGCACGCCATCGCCTCAGCCGGCGTGGCCTTCGCCGTCACACGCTCCTGTGCGGAGGGCACCTCCACCATCTGTGGCTGCGACTCGCATCATAAAGGGCCGCCCGGCGAGGGCTGGAAGTGGGGCGGCTGCAGCGAGGACGCCGACTTCGGGGTGCTTGTGTCCCGGGAGTTCGCGGACGCACGTGAGAACAGGCCGGACGCGCGCTCGGCCATGAACAAGCACAACAATGAGGCTGGCCGCACG ACCATCCTGGACCACATGCACCTCAAGTGCAAGTGCCACGGGCTGTCGGGCAGCTGCGAGGTCAAGACCTGCTGGTGGGCCCAGCCCGACTTCCGCGCCATCGGGGACTTCCTCAAGGACAAGTACGACAGCGCCTCGGAGATGGTGGTGGAGAAGCACCGGGAGTCCCGTGGCTGGGTGGAGACCCTCCGCGCCAAGTACGCGCTCTTCAAGCCGCCCACTGAGAGGGACCTGGTCTACTACGAGAACTCCCCCAACTTTTGCGAGCCCAACCCCGAGACGGGCTCCTTCGGCACCAGGGACCGGACTTGCAACGTCACCTCCCACGGCATCGATGGCTGCGACCTGCTCTGCTGCGGCCGCGGCCACAACACAAGGACGGAGAAGCGGAAGGAGAAATGCCACTGCATCTTCCACTGGTGCTGCTACGTGAGCTGCCAGGAGTGTATCCGCATCTACGATGTGCACACCTGCAA GGCACTGGTAACGGGTGAAGCGTGTGGCTGGGCAGATTCACCGAAGTCCTACGGGAAGCAGGACCCAGAGCCGGGCTCAGCCCTCAGCATCAGACAGCAAGGAATCCGGACTGTTGCCAGATGCACGTGTGGTAAATTACCTGGTTCCAACCCGCCCGCTGCCTGGGAggcctccctcccttttctctcatcTTAA